A portion of the Opitutales bacterium genome contains these proteins:
- a CDS encoding MFS transporter, giving the protein MSNTLDNDPDQKTQSFSEPTRYTRRNFWIFVFEGSLYGGGLSFVALDSVIPGVVLNLGGGDTLVAFLPTMMFLGFCIPQLLTVKWMESLPRYLPVLRITGFFQRIVYLIAFVALWFLPEDQTLIALILVATCPLISGLFGGITITGWMRMTARTVPGKKRSSGTASRNLIAALIGIFAGIFVEQILARESGLRGISIIHGMSFLFLAISYLVFLFTDEPEGVVEPKAASTESSTLSGFKEILRKDQIFRYYIFNRMGAMLVWVLVPFMAVHAIAVTEAGLEFTGRLLAFQMAGNIIGNILGGFLGDKKGSLLVLLVARIVFIVAALCSLLSQTPLGFCIGFACWGVTFAMQMIGEQTFIVEHAFGKKLPTYVAFGASVALVMMFSAGALAALLRRSSDSIWPLGMTALFGVTSSIIILMTRVKDPRFHNPALTNGTTR; this is encoded by the coding sequence ATGTCCAACACACTTGACAACGATCCAGATCAAAAAACGCAGTCATTCTCTGAACCGACGCGTTACACGCGCCGCAACTTCTGGATTTTCGTCTTCGAAGGGTCGCTCTATGGCGGTGGCCTCAGCTTCGTGGCGCTTGACTCTGTTATCCCAGGTGTGGTGCTGAATTTGGGCGGCGGCGATACGCTCGTGGCCTTTCTGCCTACGATGATGTTTCTTGGCTTTTGCATTCCACAACTGCTTACAGTGAAATGGATGGAGAGCCTACCCCGCTATCTCCCGGTTCTTCGCATTACCGGCTTTTTCCAGCGGATTGTTTATCTCATAGCGTTTGTTGCGCTGTGGTTTCTACCCGAAGACCAAACGCTGATTGCACTTATTTTGGTGGCGACCTGCCCGCTCATCTCGGGGTTATTTGGAGGGATTACCATCACCGGCTGGATGCGCATGACGGCTCGAACTGTACCGGGAAAGAAACGCTCCTCAGGCACAGCAAGTCGCAATTTGATCGCGGCTCTCATCGGTATTTTCGCCGGGATCTTTGTCGAACAAATATTGGCGCGAGAGTCGGGGCTGCGTGGGATCTCCATCATTCACGGGATGAGTTTTCTCTTTTTGGCAATCTCCTACCTGGTCTTCTTATTCACAGATGAACCCGAGGGTGTGGTAGAGCCAAAGGCAGCCTCAACCGAAAGTTCTACCCTGTCAGGATTCAAAGAAATCCTGCGCAAAGATCAGATATTTCGCTACTACATATTCAATCGCATGGGTGCGATGCTTGTCTGGGTCCTAGTGCCCTTTATGGCAGTGCACGCAATCGCGGTAACGGAGGCCGGACTCGAATTCACCGGTCGCCTGCTGGCATTTCAGATGGCAGGAAATATCATCGGCAACATCCTGGGCGGCTTTCTCGGAGACAAGAAGGGCAGCCTGCTCGTACTTTTAGTGGCGCGCATAGTGTTTATCGTAGCCGCTCTTTGTTCGCTTCTCTCTCAAACACCTCTGGGTTTTTGTATCGGATTCGCATGTTGGGGCGTGACGTTCGCAATGCAGATGATCGGTGAGCAAACGTTTATAGTGGAGCATGCATTCGGAAAGAAGCTACCTACTTATGTCGCATTTGGTGCGTCAGTGGCGCTGGTTATGATGTTCAGTGCGGGAGCTCTTGCAGCTCTATTGCGTAGATCTTCTGACTCTATTTGGCCACTTGGGATGACCGCACTTTTCGGCGTTACCTCCTCGATAATCATATTGATGACTCGGGTAAAGGATCCGCGCTTTCACAATCCAGCACTGACAAATGGCACAACGCGGTAA
- the gndA gene encoding NADP-dependent phosphogluconate dehydrogenase, with the protein MSDALSDIGLIGLAVMGQNLALNIADHGFKISVFNRTASKMEAFVAKHPDTPGGLVGYPELKDFVQSLKRPRKIVILVQAGAATDATINGLLPLLEEGDIIIDGGNAKWDDTIRREKDLKEKGFRFVGSGVSGGEEGARFGPSLMPGGDISSWKELEPIWTAIAAKVDPETGKPLEGAAPGKPIEGGVACSAYIGENGAGHYVKMVHNGIEYGDMQMICEAYDIMQKVLGLTPAEMGDVFTEWNKGDLDSFLVEITADILKQNDPVSGKPFVDIVLDTAGQKGTGKWTSVNALDMGVPAPTVAEAVFSRCLSAVKEERVAAESILTAPETPAFDGDKQEFLDAVRDALYCSKICSYAQGFQLMREAQKEYNWTLNFGEIAQIWRGGCIIRARFLQKITEAYARDPELANLLLDPYFNESIQKAQASWRKVITTAVAYGISIPTFSSALSYYDGYRSSRLPQNLLQAQRDYFGAHTYERVDQERGNFFHIDWPDPARPQLDA; encoded by the coding sequence ATGTCAGACGCACTCTCAGACATCGGTCTCATCGGGCTTGCCGTAATGGGGCAGAACCTCGCTCTCAACATCGCCGACCACGGCTTCAAAATTTCGGTGTTCAACCGAACTGCTTCGAAAATGGAAGCGTTTGTGGCAAAGCATCCCGACACGCCCGGAGGGCTCGTAGGCTATCCTGAGCTCAAAGATTTTGTTCAATCCCTCAAGCGCCCACGTAAGATTGTCATTCTCGTTCAGGCAGGTGCTGCAACGGATGCTACGATCAATGGCTTGCTACCGCTTTTGGAAGAAGGCGACATCATCATCGATGGCGGCAACGCAAAATGGGACGACACCATCCGCCGCGAGAAAGATCTCAAGGAAAAGGGATTTCGCTTCGTTGGATCCGGTGTATCGGGCGGAGAAGAGGGGGCACGTTTTGGCCCATCCCTTATGCCAGGAGGTGATATTTCTTCATGGAAAGAACTTGAGCCAATCTGGACTGCTATCGCGGCTAAGGTCGACCCAGAGACGGGCAAACCTCTTGAAGGCGCAGCGCCTGGAAAACCTATCGAAGGAGGCGTCGCCTGTTCTGCTTACATCGGTGAAAATGGCGCAGGCCACTATGTGAAGATGGTACACAACGGCATCGAGTATGGTGACATGCAGATGATTTGTGAGGCTTACGACATCATGCAGAAAGTCCTCGGTCTGACTCCTGCGGAAATGGGCGACGTCTTCACTGAGTGGAACAAAGGCGATCTCGATTCTTTCCTCGTAGAAATCACCGCGGACATCCTGAAGCAGAATGACCCAGTTTCCGGTAAGCCTTTCGTAGATATCGTGTTGGACACAGCAGGCCAAAAGGGCACAGGAAAATGGACATCGGTCAATGCCCTCGATATGGGCGTCCCAGCTCCGACGGTGGCCGAAGCCGTATTTTCTCGCTGTTTGTCAGCAGTGAAAGAAGAACGTGTGGCCGCTGAGAGCATCCTGACAGCGCCGGAGACTCCCGCCTTCGATGGTGACAAACAGGAGTTCCTAGATGCCGTCCGCGATGCCCTCTACTGCTCAAAAATTTGCTCCTATGCTCAGGGCTTCCAACTCATGCGCGAGGCTCAAAAAGAATATAACTGGACGCTCAACTTTGGCGAAATCGCTCAGATTTGGCGTGGAGGTTGTATCATCCGCGCACGCTTCCTGCAAAAAATCACAGAGGCATATGCACGCGATCCTGAGCTGGCGAACCTGCTCCTCGACCCTTACTTCAATGAGTCGATTCAGAAGGCTCAGGCTTCTTGGAGGAAAGTGATCACAACGGCGGTCGCTTACGGCATCTCCATCCCCACTTTCAGCTCGGCACTATCTTACTACGATGGCTATCGCTCGAGCCGCCTGCCACAGAATTTGCTGCAGGCACAACGCGATTACTTCGGTGCACATACCTATGAGCGCGTTGATCAGGAGCGCGGCAACTTCTTCCATATCGACTGGCCCGATCCCGCACGGCCTCAGCTCGACGCTTAA